Genomic segment of Cronobacter dublinensis subsp. dublinensis LMG 23823:
CGAAATCGTCATGATGATGTTCGACAAGCCAGGCGGTATCAACGCCCAGTTCCACTTTCGAGGTGTCAATCTGGCCTTTTTTCATCAGATCCAGACTCACGGTTTCACGCAGGATCAGCGCGTCGCAGTGGCCGAAGACGTAGTTAGCCAGCTGATTAAACTGCGGCTCCTGGAACGGGCCGACGCTGTGGCCAACCATAAACAGCGGCTTTTTCGCCATAAAGGCGCACAACGCATGTTCAAACTGCGGGGTGCCGTAGAGATCGACAAAGAACGAGCCGCCGACCTGGATAATCGCGTCATAGCCGCCAAGCAGCCCCACGAAATCGGTGAAGCCCTGCGGCAGGGAGATATTGCGAAGCTTCCCGTTGCCGGTCACTTTGGCGAGCAGCACCTGGTGCTGATAGCGACGACGCAGCACTTTCTTCACGCGGCCCATGACGCCCGCGGCGTTGTTAAACTGCTTCATCTGTTTGTAGAGCGGGTCAGGCATGACCTCTCTGTCCAGCAGCCAGGCGGAACTCACCGGGTAGCGGCTCATTACGTCCACTTCCGCCGTCGGGTCCTGAAGCGTTATCGAATCAATCAAGCCGCGCAGGATGGCGCTGTCGCCACGGTTTCCGCAGGTGTGGTTGCCAAGAATGAGTAACTTCATGTTGACCTCTGAAATATACGCGCGCCCTCTTCGCGGCACTCCGGCCGCAGGGACTTGCGCATCAATAATTTTTAACGGGATCAGCCTGCACGGAGCAGCATTTTCATTTTATCGTTGCGGCAAAACTGACGTTTCAGTTCCACCACCAGCGCATTGCGCGACAGCACAATCGTCACGGCGAAAGCCAGCACGCCCGCCGCAATCTGCACCGCCAGCAGCGAGGCGAGCGGCAGATGCCCCTTCAGCGCCACGCCCAGCGCGAAGCTGACCACCAGAGTAGGCAACGAGAGCCAGAATGGCAGCAGAATGCTCTGGATATACTCGCGGTAGCTGGAGCCCAGCACCGGCTTAATCATGATGAAATAGCTCAGAATAGTGTTAATCACCTGCACCAGCAGGAAGCCCAGCGTCACGCCGAGCGCGCCGCCGAAATGCCCGCCCGCCACAATGGCCGGAATAAACAGGAAGGTTTTAAACACGTTGAATTTAAAGCTGATATCGACGCGCGCTTTCGCCATCAGCAGCGAGCCAATCGGGTTACCGATAGAGCGCAGCAGGCCGACGACGCACAGCAGTTGCAGAATCGGTACGATGCTCACCCACTTTTCGCCAAACACCAGCGGCACGAAGTTATTCGACACCACCATCAGCCCCAGCAGCGCCGGGAAGTTAATAATCCCGACCACCGACAGCAGCTTGTAAAAATTCACGCGCAGCTTTTCGGTATCGTCCTGAATTTTGGCGAACGCCGGGAACAGCACGCGGGTGATGATGGGGTTGAGTTTCATCGGCGGCACGACCGCCACGTTGTAGGCGAGGTTATAGCCGCCAGCCACCGCCGCGCCAAGAATACGCGCCAGCACCAGCGTTGAGAGGTTGGTGTTGATGTAGTTCACCAGACTGTCGGCGGTCAGCCACGCGCCGAACTTCAGGTTAGACGACACAGACGCCAGCGAGAAATGTAGGCCCGGCCGGTAAATCTTGCGCCCGAAGAAGCCAAACAGCAGGGTGCGCACCGCGGTGTTGACCAGATAACCGAGAATGGCGGTCATCGCCACCGGCCAGTACTGCGCGGACACCACCGTAAAGGTGAAGCCCGCCAGTACCGAGAAGGTTTCAATGGAGCCAATCTTGTTGAATTCAAGCTCTTTTTGCATCAGCGCGCGGAACTGCTGGCCGTGCGGGATAACCACAAAGGCGAAGGCCAGCGTCTTAATCAGCGGTGCCAGATCCGGGTTATGCAGCACGGCCGCAATCAGGTCGCTTAGCAGAAACACCACCGCGCAGACCACGATCCCGAGCCCGACGTTCAGCCAGTAGAGCGTCGTCAGTTCGAGATGGCTGATGGTTTTGCGCTGGATAATCGAGTTCGCAATCCCGAAATCGGAGAGCGTATCGGCCAGCGCGATAATCACCAGGCTGATGGTCAGCAGCCCGAACTGATGACCATCCATCAGCCGCGCCAGGATGGTCATCTGTACCAGCCCGAGGCTGATGATGATGACCGTCGAAATCGCGGACCACTTGGCGCCGCTAATGGTTTTGTCGCGAAGGCTCATGACCCACTACCCTTAATAAGCCGCTTTGTTAACAAAGCCTTTAAACACCGTCAGGAAAACGATTTTGATATCGAGCCATACGCTCCACTCGCGGATGTACTCCAGATCGA
This window contains:
- the wcaK gene encoding colanic acid biosynthesis pyruvyl transferase WcaK — encoded protein: MKLLILGNHTCGNRGDSAILRGLIDSITLQDPTAEVDVMSRYPVSSAWLLDREVMPDPLYKQMKQFNNAAGVMGRVKKVLRRRYQHQVLLAKVTGNGKLRNISLPQGFTDFVGLLGGYDAIIQVGGSFFVDLYGTPQFEHALCAFMAKKPLFMVGHSVGPFQEPQFNQLANYVFGHCDALILRETVSLDLMKKGQIDTSKVELGVDTAWLVEHHHDDFVPSYAVQHWLDVAARDKTVAITLRELAPFDKRLGTTQQAYEQAFANVVNRIIDEGYQVLALSTCTGIDSYNKDDRMVALNLSKLVKDPSRFHVVMDELNDLEMGKILGACELTVGTRLHSAIISMNFGTPAIAINYEHKSAGIMQQLGLPEMAIEIRHLLDGSLQAMVADTLGQLPVINERLSAAVAAEREKGQQMVKSVLLRAGGAR
- a CDS encoding MOP flippase family protein — its product is MSLRDKTISGAKWSAISTVIIISLGLVQMTILARLMDGHQFGLLTISLVIIALADTLSDFGIANSIIQRKTISHLELTTLYWLNVGLGIVVCAVVFLLSDLIAAVLHNPDLAPLIKTLAFAFVVIPHGQQFRALMQKELEFNKIGSIETFSVLAGFTFTVVSAQYWPVAMTAILGYLVNTAVRTLLFGFFGRKIYRPGLHFSLASVSSNLKFGAWLTADSLVNYINTNLSTLVLARILGAAVAGGYNLAYNVAVVPPMKLNPIITRVLFPAFAKIQDDTEKLRVNFYKLLSVVGIINFPALLGLMVVSNNFVPLVFGEKWVSIVPILQLLCVVGLLRSIGNPIGSLLMAKARVDISFKFNVFKTFLFIPAIVAGGHFGGALGVTLGFLLVQVINTILSYFIMIKPVLGSSYREYIQSILLPFWLSLPTLVVSFALGVALKGHLPLASLLAVQIAAGVLAFAVTIVLSRNALVVELKRQFCRNDKMKMLLRAG